A section of the Desulfurispora thermophila DSM 16022 genome encodes:
- the fliG gene encoding flagellar motor switch protein FliG — protein MPELSPSNLNGWQKAAIVLIALGSEISARVLKKNFSDEEVERLTQEISLLDNVPKEVQRVVLDEFIQLSRAREYLMQGGLDYARDMLEKAVGPQKAAEILEKVSVSIQKVPFASLRRTEPRHLLNFIKDEHPQTIALVLNYLHPEQSAMLLAALPAEIQADVARRIAIIDRVSPEVVKEVEAILERKMSVIVPQDKSSGGIKSLVNILNRVDRATEKTILEELESSDPELADEVRKLMFVFEDIVKLHDVAIQRVLREVDQKDLAKAMRGSTEEVNNRIFKNMSKRAADMLREEITFMGPVRLRDVEEAQQRIVQIIRRLDEAGEIFIARGGEDALIL, from the coding sequence GTGCCCGAGCTTTCGCCAAGCAATTTGAACGGCTGGCAAAAAGCGGCCATTGTGCTAATTGCCCTGGGGTCGGAAATATCCGCGCGGGTATTGAAGAAAAATTTTTCCGATGAAGAAGTAGAGCGGTTGACTCAGGAAATTTCCCTGCTGGATAATGTGCCCAAAGAAGTGCAGCGTGTGGTTCTGGATGAATTCATTCAGCTCAGCCGGGCTCGTGAATATTTAATGCAGGGTGGTCTGGACTATGCCCGGGATATGCTGGAAAAAGCAGTGGGACCCCAGAAGGCGGCAGAGATCTTGGAGAAAGTATCCGTAAGTATTCAAAAAGTACCTTTTGCCAGCCTGCGACGCACCGAGCCCAGGCATTTGCTCAACTTTATCAAGGACGAGCATCCCCAGACCATCGCTCTGGTGCTCAATTACCTGCATCCCGAGCAGTCAGCCATGCTGCTGGCCGCCCTGCCGGCCGAAATTCAGGCCGACGTAGCCAGACGGATTGCCATTATTGACCGCGTTTCGCCCGAAGTGGTCAAAGAAGTGGAGGCCATACTGGAACGCAAAATGTCGGTGATTGTACCCCAGGATAAGTCCAGCGGTGGCATCAAATCACTGGTGAACATTTTAAACCGCGTGGACCGGGCCACGGAAAAGACCATTTTGGAAGAGCTGGAAAGCAGTGATCCCGAACTGGCCGACGAGGTCAGAAAATTGATGTTTGTCTTCGAGGATATTGTCAAACTGCACGACGTGGCCATTCAGCGGGTGCTGCGCGAGGTGGACCAGAAGGACCTGGCCAAAGCCATGCGCGGTTCCACCGAGGAGGTAAATAACCGTATATTCAAGAATATGTCCAAGCGGGCGGCCGATATGTTGCGGGAAGAGATTACCTTTATGGGTCCGGTGCGCCTGCGCGATGTAGAAGAAGCGCAGCAGCGCATTGTGCAAATTATTCGCCGTTTGGATGAGGCCGGTGAGATTTTTATCGCCCGGGGTGGAGAAGATGCCCTTATCCTATAA
- a CDS encoding FliH/SctL family protein has product MPLSYKIIRTARVEEGEQASIKPVHLFSPAEKQAANTQQPPEPEFDWEEERQKLLQQAEETLRQARSEAESIIDAARREAGSLLEQARQQAAAEALAEKEKARQQGRQEVMSKAMADATVIREQARQVLRQAEEIYRQRLDALAGDIIELAQQIAEKLVHQQLDLHPETVLATAQAAIELLRQQEQLVLYVPPQEIALYRENLERLQRLLPPGSRLSLLADGALSPGESVLESAHGRVDAGWEARWQAIREILEGNEQ; this is encoded by the coding sequence ATGCCCTTATCCTATAAGATTATCCGTACCGCCCGGGTGGAGGAAGGAGAACAGGCCAGTATCAAACCGGTGCATTTGTTTTCTCCCGCAGAAAAACAGGCCGCAAACACCCAACAGCCACCAGAACCGGAATTTGATTGGGAAGAAGAAAGGCAGAAGCTTTTGCAGCAGGCGGAGGAAACACTGCGGCAGGCAAGAAGCGAGGCGGAAAGCATTATTGATGCCGCCCGGAGGGAGGCAGGTAGCCTTTTAGAGCAGGCCCGGCAACAGGCCGCGGCGGAAGCGCTGGCTGAAAAGGAAAAAGCCCGCCAGCAGGGCCGGCAGGAGGTTATGAGCAAAGCCATGGCCGACGCTACGGTCATTCGCGAGCAGGCCCGTCAGGTGCTGCGCCAGGCGGAGGAAATATACCGCCAGAGGCTGGATGCGCTGGCCGGGGATATAATTGAACTGGCCCAGCAAATTGCGGAAAAACTTGTGCACCAGCAGCTGGATCTGCATCCGGAAACCGTGCTGGCCACGGCTCAGGCAGCCATAGAGCTTTTGCGCCAGCAGGAGCAATTGGTGCTCTATGTGCCACCCCAGGAAATCGCCCTGTACAGGGAAAATCTGGAGCGCTTACAGCGGCTGCTGCCACCGGGCAGCCGGTTGTCCCTGCTGGCAGATGGGGCACTTTCCCCGGGGGAAAGTGTGCTGGAGTCGGCACACGGGCGGGTCGATGCGGGCTGGGAGGCGCGCTGGCAGGCTATCAGGGAAATACTGGAAGGTAATGAACAGTGA
- the fliI gene encoding flagellar protein export ATPase FliI — protein MKPLWDGRSINELDLRRLKERVAEATILRAQGQVTRVIGLTVQVKGVSARVGEICRIIVPGESEPVVAEVVGFGEDFTILMPLGELRGIAPGCRVVPLGKSLQVAVGMPLLGRVLDGLGRPLDWQEHFPWQGMDLVSVDAQPPNPLARKRIQEVLVTGVKAIDALLTCGRGQRVGIFAGSGVGKSTLLGMLARHARADVNVIALIGERGREVREFLERDLGEQGLSRSVVVVATSDQPALIRLKGAFVASAIAEYFRDLGKDVLLMMDSVTRFAMAQREVGLAVGEPPATRGYTPSVFALLPRLLERAGSGISGTITAFYTVLVDGDDMNEPVADAVRGILDGHIVLSRQLAARNHYPAIDVLNSISRVMPEIVSAEHLQQAGRLRDLLATYQKAEDLINIGAYVSGSNPQIDQAVQRYPQIVGFLQQHMQETVDWEETLDLLAGLVG, from the coding sequence GTGAAGCCTTTGTGGGACGGGCGAAGTATTAACGAGCTGGATCTGCGCCGTTTAAAAGAACGCGTGGCAGAAGCCACTATTTTACGGGCCCAGGGGCAGGTCACCCGGGTGATTGGTTTGACTGTGCAGGTGAAGGGGGTGAGCGCCCGGGTTGGTGAGATTTGCCGCATTATTGTGCCCGGAGAATCCGAACCGGTGGTGGCCGAGGTGGTGGGTTTTGGTGAGGATTTCACCATCCTGATGCCGCTGGGTGAGTTGCGCGGTATTGCTCCCGGTTGCCGGGTGGTGCCACTGGGCAAGTCCCTGCAGGTGGCTGTGGGAATGCCTCTGCTGGGCCGGGTGCTGGACGGCTTGGGGCGTCCTTTAGACTGGCAGGAGCATTTTCCCTGGCAGGGCATGGATTTGGTCAGTGTGGATGCCCAGCCTCCCAATCCCCTGGCTAGAAAGCGCATTCAGGAAGTGCTGGTAACAGGTGTGAAAGCTATTGATGCTCTGCTCACCTGCGGGCGGGGGCAGCGGGTGGGTATTTTTGCCGGTAGCGGTGTGGGCAAAAGTACGCTTTTGGGGATGCTGGCCCGGCACGCCCGGGCTGATGTTAATGTGATCGCTTTAATTGGTGAGCGGGGCCGTGAGGTGCGTGAGTTCCTGGAACGTGATCTGGGTGAGCAGGGACTGTCCCGCTCGGTGGTTGTGGTAGCCACCTCGGACCAGCCGGCCTTAATTCGCTTGAAAGGCGCTTTTGTAGCCAGTGCAATAGCGGAATACTTTCGGGACCTGGGTAAGGATGTCTTGCTGATGATGGATTCGGTGACCCGCTTTGCCATGGCCCAGCGGGAAGTGGGCCTGGCCGTGGGCGAACCGCCGGCCACGCGGGGTTATACGCCATCGGTGTTTGCCCTGCTGCCCCGCCTGCTGGAGCGGGCCGGCAGCGGTATTAGTGGCACAATTACCGCCTTTTACACAGTGCTGGTGGATGGCGATGACATGAATGAACCGGTGGCCGATGCCGTACGCGGTATTCTGGACGGGCACATTGTTCTTTCCCGCCAGCTGGCGGCGCGCAACCATTATCCAGCCATCGATGTTCTAAACAGTATCAGCCGGGTGATGCCGGAGATTGTGTCTGCGGAGCATTTGCAACAGGCTGGCCGCTTGCGCGATTTGCTGGCCACCTACCAGAAGGCCGAGGATTTAATTAATATCGGGGCTTATGTATCCGGTTCCAATCCCCAGATTGACCAGGCCGTGCAGCGCTACCCGCAAATCGTGGGCTTCTTGCAGCAGCATATGCAGGAAACCGTGGATTGGGAAGAAACTTTAGACCTTCTGGCCGGGTTGGTCGGATAG
- the fliJ gene encoding flagellar export protein FliJ, translating to MARFVFQLQSALDWRYRLEEQALAEQAAARNQYQLIEQKLHALEYEMVSAQQLPFPAAGADLLNRAVYLEHLKQKILACRRALREAERRLEEKTQLYLECRRKRQVLEKLKEKQYMQFCYNLQVQEQKRVDDLSGSRYWHKTRAGG from the coding sequence GTGGCGAGGTTTGTTTTTCAGCTACAAAGCGCTTTGGATTGGCGTTATCGCCTGGAAGAACAGGCACTGGCCGAGCAGGCGGCCGCCCGCAACCAGTATCAGCTTATTGAACAAAAACTGCACGCTTTGGAATATGAAATGGTTTCAGCCCAACAATTGCCGTTTCCCGCTGCAGGGGCGGATTTACTCAACCGGGCAGTTTATCTGGAACACTTGAAACAAAAAATTTTGGCTTGCCGCCGGGCCCTGCGGGAAGCGGAGCGGCGACTGGAGGAAAAAACACAGCTGTATCTGGAATGCCGCCGAAAAAGACAAGTATTGGAAAAGTTAAAAGAAAAACAATATATGCAATTCTGTTACAACCTGCAGGTGCAGGAGCAGAAGCGGGTTGATGACCTGTCCGGCAGTCGCTACTGGCATAAGACCAGGGCAGGCGGTTAG
- a CDS encoding flagellar hook-length control protein FliK, translating into MRLENLSLLLVGGEVQQLPGAKQAPGDFAGVMQALLAGMVMPVGEGNGVACPVPQSDGQELLPDAATGVWGIPARINREIVGPMGNWPSSAQEYGGVFTLPTVPAGSGWITGNPLQVPGSGVLSGAGYGSGNEFAPADININGSPVVHLVKPGDVENNVIVPSIPGTGFMSEAIASGTVEEGRPADSAVNPLSGSVESSGVPAQASIKAEVRFPSGRVTDPGSTAAHPVVAQQFAGTKQPGDYHAPGGVLPVYDRLVIASNGSPEAVRVEYNLPGLRETRPVNLPVAAPGGVEIAGDKLPAPRNVSETTAFDTAGQTKVRPVHPASSVLLAGPDRTEAGTGQGSGIRPVAPPLSSEPAAGTEQSFPELTGRTAVGAADDQISAQQFTGLQRLGNVHHNSPVPIRLVNINELVPLLQSQLPVWAARATAGRGVTAQLKLHPAGLGELQVEVQLSGQQTSVHFVASSVEVKDMLQAALPQLREALQQHNLQLTGASVTLADGQSGLAHQFAGHYGAGGGQRQSGSQLAAPVNREEQQEEKRQQALRSGLDRLV; encoded by the coding sequence GTGCGTTTGGAAAATTTGAGCTTATTACTGGTGGGTGGAGAGGTGCAGCAACTGCCGGGAGCAAAACAAGCGCCGGGTGATTTTGCCGGGGTGATGCAGGCCCTCCTGGCCGGTATGGTGATGCCGGTTGGGGAGGGAAACGGGGTAGCGTGCCCTGTGCCGCAGAGCGACGGGCAGGAGCTGTTGCCGGATGCCGCAACCGGTGTTTGGGGAATACCGGCCCGGATCAACCGGGAGATCGTTGGTCCAATGGGTAATTGGCCGTCCTCTGCTCAGGAATATGGCGGAGTGTTTACCCTGCCAACTGTGCCGGCCGGGTCAGGCTGGATAACCGGTAATCCGTTGCAGGTTCCCGGTAGTGGGGTGTTGTCGGGTGCAGGATATGGCAGTGGAAATGAATTTGCCCCTGCTGATATTAACATTAACGGTTCGCCTGTTGTGCATCTGGTTAAGCCGGGAGATGTCGAAAACAATGTTATAGTTCCCTCTATTCCCGGCACCGGGTTTATGTCTGAAGCAATCGCTTCCGGAACTGTTGAAGAGGGCCGGCCGGCAGATTCGGCGGTAAATCCCCTGTCAGGCAGTGTTGAGTCATCCGGGGTGCCGGCACAAGCCAGCATAAAGGCGGAAGTGCGGTTTCCTTCCGGACGGGTAACTGATCCCGGGTCGACAGCTGCACATCCGGTTGTCGCTCAGCAGTTTGCCGGTACAAAGCAACCCGGTGATTACCATGCGCCGGGCGGTGTTTTACCGGTATATGACCGCTTAGTAATTGCATCAAACGGTTCACCGGAGGCAGTAAGGGTCGAGTATAATCTTCCCGGTTTACGGGAGACGCGCCCGGTTAACCTGCCAGTAGCGGCCCCCGGCGGCGTGGAGATTGCTGGTGATAAATTACCTGCGCCGCGTAACGTTTCTGAAACCACAGCATTTGATACGGCCGGGCAAACAAAAGTGAGGCCGGTCCACCCGGCAAGCTCTGTGTTATTGGCCGGGCCGGACCGAACTGAGGCAGGCACTGGGCAGGGGTCTGGCATCCGGCCAGTGGCCCCCCCTCTTTCTTCTGAGCCGGCAGCAGGGACGGAACAAAGTTTCCCGGAACTAACAGGGCGTACGGCGGTGGGCGCGGCTGATGACCAGATTTCCGCTCAGCAATTTACCGGGCTGCAGCGATTGGGAAACGTGCATCATAATTCGCCCGTACCCATCCGTTTGGTCAATATCAACGAGCTGGTACCTCTGCTGCAGAGTCAGCTGCCGGTTTGGGCCGCCCGGGCCACGGCGGGCCGGGGTGTTACCGCACAGCTCAAGCTGCATCCGGCTGGGTTGGGCGAACTGCAGGTGGAAGTGCAGCTATCCGGTCAACAGACCAGTGTGCATTTTGTGGCCTCCAGTGTTGAAGTTAAAGATATGTTGCAGGCAGCCCTGCCCCAGTTGAGGGAGGCGCTGCAGCAGCATAATTTGCAGTTGACCGGGGCCAGCGTAACTCTGGCGGATGGACAGTCCGGCCTGGCGCATCAATTTGCCGGGCATTACGGGGCCGGAGGCGGCCAAAGGCAGTCCGGGAGTCAACTTGCTGCACCGGTGAACAGGGAAGAGCAGCAGGAAGAAAAAAGACAGCAGGCCCTGCGGTCCGGCCTGGACCGGCTGGTATAA
- a CDS encoding flagellar hook capping FlgD N-terminal domain-containing protein has product MQVNAADFSLPDKTIRVPKKELGQQDFLQLLMTQLRNQDPLEPQSNEQFIAQMAQFSTLELLNSLDINTQLARATQLIGRSVILKDSEKQENVQGVVEKVTLTDGQVNVYVQGKAYPLKSLLEITPVSAEQGVGDGGQQGG; this is encoded by the coding sequence ATGCAGGTCAACGCGGCCGATTTCAGCTTGCCGGACAAGACAATCCGGGTTCCCAAAAAAGAGTTGGGGCAGCAGGATTTTCTGCAGCTGCTGATGACCCAGCTGCGCAACCAGGACCCGCTGGAGCCCCAGAGCAACGAGCAGTTTATAGCTCAGATGGCCCAGTTTTCCACTCTGGAGCTTTTGAACTCCCTGGACATCAACACTCAGCTGGCCCGGGCCACCCAGCTCATTGGCCGCAGTGTTATTTTGAAAGACAGCGAAAAGCAGGAGAATGTGCAGGGTGTGGTGGAAAAGGTAACTCTGACCGACGGGCAGGTAAACGTTTATGTACAGGGCAAGGCCTACCCGCTGAAAAGCCTGCTGGAAATTACACCTGTGTCTGCAGAACAGGGGGTGGGGGATGGTGGACAGCAGGGCGGTTAA
- a CDS encoding TIGR02530 family flagellar biosynthesis protein, which translates to MVDSRAVKPLFIPQPVLPGQNTPAANRNAAGNVSAGTTSFVRVLEAQLNQPQPVKISAHAARRMAERNIVLAGDHLAGVATAMDRAAAKGARSSLLIMGDVALVASIVNRTVVTAVPREELKEHIFTNIDSAVFVD; encoded by the coding sequence ATGGTGGACAGCAGGGCGGTTAAACCGCTCTTCATACCACAGCCCGTTTTGCCGGGACAGAACACCCCGGCTGCCAATCGCAACGCTGCCGGTAATGTCTCTGCTGGCACCACTTCTTTTGTCAGGGTGCTGGAGGCACAGCTCAATCAACCGCAGCCGGTGAAGATCTCCGCCCATGCTGCGCGGCGCATGGCTGAGCGCAATATTGTTCTGGCAGGCGACCACCTGGCCGGGGTGGCCACAGCCATGGACAGGGCGGCGGCCAAGGGAGCGCGTTCCTCTTTACTGATCATGGGTGATGTGGCGCTGGTGGCCAGTATTGTCAACCGGACGGTGGTCACAGCAGTGCCCAGAGAGGAATTAAAAGAGCATATTTTCACCAACATTGACAGTGCTGTTTTTGTTGACTGA
- a CDS encoding flagellar hook-basal body complex protein has translation MERQKPDDQGLKGVDKMIRSLYAGVSGMRNHQIRMDVIGNNIANVNAYGFKGAKATFQDTLSQTLKGAGGGRNAIQVGTGMSLATIGINMEQGPLQMTGRNLDVAINGEGFFMVQANVDGAPAGTVYYTRDGNFYLNDQGYLVTADGYFVVSGDGEAIQVRLPDNPAITSLNIEQNGRVVVNGEERGNIRLATFSNPEGLERVGKNLFRATAASGEGGGVENPRIPGEEGVGTLEAGYLEMSNTDLSDEFTTMITTQRGYQANARIITVSDTLLEELINLKR, from the coding sequence GTGGAACGACAGAAGCCGGATGATCAAGGCCTGAAAGGAGTGGACAAGATGATCAGATCGCTGTATGCCGGCGTTTCCGGCATGCGCAACCACCAGATCCGCATGGATGTGATTGGTAACAACATTGCCAATGTGAATGCGTATGGTTTTAAAGGGGCCAAAGCTACTTTCCAGGATACCCTGAGCCAGACGCTCAAGGGGGCCGGAGGAGGGCGAAATGCCATTCAGGTTGGTACCGGCATGAGCCTGGCCACCATCGGTATTAATATGGAGCAAGGTCCACTGCAGATGACAGGCCGTAATCTGGATGTGGCCATTAACGGGGAAGGTTTCTTCATGGTGCAGGCCAATGTGGATGGGGCGCCAGCTGGTACTGTTTACTATACCCGGGATGGTAACTTTTACCTGAATGACCAGGGATACCTGGTAACGGCCGATGGTTATTTTGTGGTCAGCGGAGACGGGGAAGCCATTCAGGTGCGCCTACCTGACAACCCGGCCATTACGTCTTTAAACATTGAGCAAAATGGTCGAGTAGTGGTGAATGGGGAAGAAAGAGGGAACATTCGTCTGGCCACATTCAGCAATCCCGAGGGCTTGGAAAGAGTAGGGAAAAACCTTTTCCGGGCCACTGCGGCTTCCGGGGAAGGTGGCGGAGTGGAAAATCCGCGCATCCCTGGTGAGGAAGGTGTGGGCACCCTCGAGGCCGGTTATCTGGAAATGTCCAATACCGACTTGAGTGACGAGTTCACCACCATGATCACCACCCAGCGCGGCTATCAGGCCAATGCACGCATTATCACCGTTTCCGACACATTGCTGGAGGAATTGATTAATTTGAAACGCTAG